The following proteins come from a genomic window of Candidatus Paceibacterota bacterium:
- a CDS encoding RNHCP domain-containing protein yields MLKQKIFQKKKEDFICEKCGFSVKGTGYTDHCPRCLWSKHLDINPGDRKCDCKGLMEPISAEKRSGEYIIYYKCQKCDKNHRIKTVKTDNIEKIIELSTMPRK; encoded by the coding sequence ATGTTGAAGCAAAAAATATTTCAAAAGAAAAAAGAGGATTTTATCTGTGAAAAATGTGGTTTTTCTGTTAAGGGAACGGGCTATACTGATCATTGTCCAAGATGCCTTTGGTCAAAGCATTTAGATATAAATCCAGGAGATAGAAAATGCGATTGCAAAGGCTTAATGGAGCCAATTTCAGCAGAGAAAAGATCAGGAGAATATATAATTTATTATAAGTGTCAAAAATGCGACAAGAATCACCGTATAAAGACAGTAAAGACTGATAATATCGAAAAAATAATAGAATTATCCACAATGCCAAGAAAGTAA
- a CDS encoding radical SAM protein has translation MNLRISDFCHFVEGINNLTALYNALTLDVVIVDKETAKLFRQAKHKIISYDQINSLDDNLVSELTRHKLVFPLDRRLDLEEYAKIQTKFRNKEIGILYLLMTDVCNLACIYCFIEGAIPENYQFSKMSTKTAQFGIDLFAKLIGKNSTVETPQIIFYGGEPFLNFEVVERMLRYIESLKSKKTLPSTTFITINTNGALINETIALTLRSFGNVNVAVSLDGPKEIHDKCRRRRDGHGSFDDTIRGYQLLVKNGVNTGICCTISQYNVEQLEEISKWFVNELGATSISFNILIESIGIEGIRGDAKVYAEKVAKQIIKCYRFFREKGIYEDRIMRKVNAFVEGYIYYNDCGGCGEQIVIAPDGMVGVCQGYCGSRKYFIHPDITFDPFNHPIWEEWKFRSPLFMEQCYNCIALSICGGGCPYSAYKSKGSIWEVDDIFCVHAKATAEFLIRDLIEKMDPKTSFPSTEN, from the coding sequence ATGAATTTAAGAATTTCTGATTTTTGTCATTTTGTAGAAGGAATCAATAACCTGACGGCTTTATACAATGCACTTACTTTAGATGTAGTTATTGTTGATAAAGAAACGGCAAAGCTTTTTAGGCAGGCTAAACACAAGATTATCTCTTATGATCAAATTAACTCTTTAGACGATAATCTTGTTAGCGAACTAACAAGACACAAGCTTGTTTTTCCATTAGATCGACGTCTTGACCTTGAAGAATACGCAAAGATTCAAACGAAATTTAGAAACAAGGAAATTGGTATACTTTATCTGCTCATGACAGATGTTTGCAATCTTGCCTGCATTTATTGCTTCATTGAGGGTGCAATACCAGAAAACTACCAATTTTCTAAGATGTCGACAAAAACTGCCCAGTTCGGTATTGATTTATTCGCAAAATTAATAGGTAAAAACAGTACCGTAGAGACTCCTCAGATAATATTCTATGGAGGCGAACCATTTCTAAACTTCGAGGTAGTTGAAAGAATGCTCAGGTATATTGAAAGCCTAAAAAGTAAAAAAACCCTTCCTTCCACTACCTTTATCACAATAAATACAAATGGTGCATTAATTAACGAAACAATTGCTTTAACGCTTAGAAGCTTTGGAAATGTTAATGTGGCAGTTTCGTTGGATGGTCCCAAGGAAATTCATGATAAGTGTCGTAGACGTCGTGATGGCCATGGATCTTTTGATGATACCATAAGGGGCTATCAGCTTCTTGTTAAAAACGGAGTTAATACGGGGATTTGTTGTACAATCAGTCAATACAATGTAGAACAATTGGAAGAGATTTCTAAGTGGTTTGTAAATGAATTGGGTGCAACCTCGATAAGCTTTAACATTTTGATAGAAAGTATTGGCATAGAAGGTATTCGTGGAGATGCTAAAGTATATGCCGAAAAGGTTGCTAAACAGATTATTAAGTGTTACCGTTTCTTTAGAGAAAAGGGGATTTATGAAGACAGAATAATGCGAAAAGTAAATGCTTTTGTTGAAGGCTACATTTATTACAATGATTGTGGCGGTTGTGGCGAGCAAATAGTTATAGCTCCAGATGGTATGGTTGGAGTCTGTCAGGGATATTGCGGAAGTAGAAAATATTTTATTCACCCAGATATTACCTTTGATCCCTTCAATCATCCTATTTGGGAAGAATGGAAATTCCGTTCCCCACTTTTTATGGAACAGTGCTATAACTGTATTGCTTTAAGTATCTGCGGAGGAGGTTGTCCCTACAGTGCCTACAAAAGTAAAGGTAGTATTTGGGAGGTAGACGATATTTTCTGTGTTCATGCTAAAGCGACGGCCGAATTTCTGATTCGGGATCTAATAGAAAAAATGGATCCCAAAACATCCTTTCCTTCGACAGAAAATTAA
- a CDS encoding HD domain-containing protein → MFKGEKKDCIEDLVNLILEARILKYIPRASYNYLKGPIKENVAEHSFYTIIFAWILAKKEKVDIDKVIKMAIIHDLIEARSGEHNLINRYYSSPSNDLKIIEEIAEDHNIQDFNFKDLFKEYFKGETKEAKVTKDADILAEMLTEKECFELGNKKAEKWLEFTLERFKTDTAKKLGQKLKEIDTDKWWVELNKKYAPKTKFL, encoded by the coding sequence ATGTTCAAAGGAGAGAAAAAGGATTGTATTGAAGATCTTGTTAATCTTATTTTAGAGGCGCGAATTTTAAAATATATTCCTCGTGCTTCTTATAATTATTTAAAAGGGCCTATTAAAGAAAATGTTGCAGAACATAGTTTTTATACTATTATTTTTGCGTGGATTTTAGCTAAGAAAGAAAAGGTAGACATAGACAAGGTTATAAAAATGGCGATTATTCATGATTTGATAGAGGCTCGCTCGGGCGAGCACAACCTTATAAACAGATATTATAGTTCTCCTTCCAATGATTTAAAAATCATTGAAGAAATTGCAGAAGACCACAATATTCAGGATTTTAATTTTAAAGATTTATTTAAAGAATATTTTAAAGGAGAGACAAAAGAAGCAAAAGTTACAAAAGACGCTGATATTCTAGCTGAAATGCTAACTGAAAAAGAGTGTTTTGAACTTGGCAATAAAAAAGCAGAAAAATGGCTTGAATTCACTCTTGAAAGATTTAAAACCGACACAGCAAAAAAACTTGGCCAAAAGTTAAAAGAAATTGATACTGATAAATGGTGGGTTGAATTAAATAAAAAATACGCCCCCAAAACAAAATTTTTATAA
- a CDS encoding GreA/GreB family elongation factor, translating to MIKEKNYLLRDTYIFMREELKRIEDILSKEIPRALRQAYDTGGYWHDNPHWDYTLQDQEKLRKRYYQILGPLNAPAIIEEEIRGIDFKSVWIGTEVTIRDEEGKEESWKVVGSFDTVHNPHCKSEEGFISYKAPLIAPLIGKKRGEEVKIILPLGRTRRVRIVDIRSFVQEVEPPSLK from the coding sequence ATGATTAAGGAGAAGAACTATCTTTTAAGAGATACTTATATCTTCATGCGAGAAGAGCTTAAAAGAATAGAGGATATCTTAAGTAAGGAGATACCTCGAGCATTACGTCAAGCATATGATACAGGAGGGTATTGGCATGATAATCCCCATTGGGATTATACTCTTCAGGACCAGGAAAAACTAAGAAAGAGGTATTATCAGATACTTGGTCCTCTAAATGCGCCTGCGATAATTGAAGAGGAAATAAGAGGTATAGATTTCAAAAGCGTGTGGATAGGGACCGAAGTAACAATACGTGACGAAGAAGGTAAAGAGGAAAGTTGGAAAGTAGTTGGATCTTTTGATACCGTCCATAACCCACATTGCAAAAGCGAAGAAGGATTTATTTCTTACAAGGCTCCTCTTATTGCTCCTTTAATTGGAAAAAAGAGGGGCGAGGAAGTAAAAATAATTCTTCCCTTAGGGAGGACTAGAAGAGTCCGAATTGTCGATATAAGATCCTTCGTTCAGGAGGTTGAGCCTCCAAGCCTTAAGTAA
- the cyaB gene encoding class IV adenylate cyclase has product MKEIEVKFKIRKPSGVRKILQKEKTKYLGKAFERTFRFEKPDDFLSKKGTFLRTRKGFKNTITLKKKIINKHFKEREEIELEIFDIEKMNTILKELGFTKVNTMEKYREKWLIGGCEVVMDKLPKIGTFLEIEGSPQKIKIISKKLGLNFKEKINDTYWDLWNEYWEDKKTKRANISFSKK; this is encoded by the coding sequence ATGAAAGAAATTGAGGTAAAATTCAAAATTAGAAAACCTTCAGGGGTTAGGAAAATTCTTCAAAAAGAGAAAACAAAATATTTAGGAAAAGCTTTTGAAAGAACATTTCGTTTTGAAAAACCAGACGACTTTCTTTCTAAAAAAGGTACATTTTTGCGAACTAGAAAAGGTTTTAAAAATACAATTACCTTAAAAAAGAAAATTATAAATAAACATTTTAAAGAAAGGGAGGAAATAGAACTTGAAATTTTCGATATAGAAAAAATGAATACTATTTTGAAAGAACTTGGTTTTACTAAAGTTAATACAATGGAAAAATACAGAGAAAAATGGTTAATTGGAGGTTGTGAAGTTGTTATGGACAAGTTACCAAAAATAGGAACATTTTTAGAAATAGAAGGTTCACCCCAGAAAATTAAAATTATTTCTAAGAAACTCGGATTAAATTTTAAGGAAAAAATAAATGATACATATTGGGATTTATGGAATGAATATTGGGAAGACAAAAAAACGAAAAGGGCCAACATATCTTTTTCAAAAAAATAG
- a CDS encoding AI-2E family transporter — translation MDKVISATLKVLAVLLTIWLLYFLRDIVAYFVFAFVIASALRPGIDFLEKKKFPRALSGVLIFILFLIFISLILAIIFPPLITEVQNFFTSSPQISENFVDLISKLDKAIGGVGLLEGIKNSLSGFIQGLSQGLTAAAGVLSGFFGGLFNLIFVVIISFYFAVEKKTAERISGLIASGNKRLEDKILKGWKRAENIAGRWLYSYFILGTIVGLLVYIGLSLVGVKYALVLAVLAAVLEVIPMLGPVLAGVIGSFLALVQGGVPMALWAALVFIIVQQLENFLIVPFVMRRRVDLHPILVIVVLFIAGKVFGVLGAILSIPLTAIIIALVKENYSDYFIERRVKPLFRRNSK, via the coding sequence ATGGATAAAGTTATTTCTGCCACTCTTAAAGTTTTAGCGGTTTTATTGACAATTTGGCTTTTGTATTTTTTGCGTGATATTGTCGCTTATTTTGTATTCGCTTTTGTAATTGCTTCCGCTCTTAGGCCCGGGATTGATTTTTTAGAAAAAAAGAAATTTCCAAGAGCATTATCCGGTGTATTGATATTTATCTTATTTTTAATTTTTATTAGCTTAATTCTTGCAATAATCTTTCCGCCACTTATCACGGAAGTTCAAAATTTCTTTACTTCCTCTCCTCAAATTTCAGAAAACTTTGTTGATTTAATTTCAAAATTAGACAAAGCAATAGGAGGCGTAGGGTTGTTGGAGGGTATTAAAAATTCTTTATCAGGTTTTATCCAGGGTTTATCTCAAGGTCTTACTGCTGCAGCAGGCGTTCTTTCTGGATTTTTCGGAGGATTATTTAACTTGATATTTGTTGTCATAATTTCTTTCTATTTTGCTGTGGAGAAGAAAACCGCAGAAAGAATTTCAGGACTTATCGCTTCTGGTAATAAGAGATTAGAAGATAAAATTTTAAAAGGATGGAAAAGGGCAGAGAATATAGCTGGTCGTTGGCTTTATAGCTATTTTATCTTAGGAACAATAGTTGGATTATTAGTTTATATTGGTCTTTCTTTGGTTGGTGTTAAATATGCTTTGGTACTAGCGGTTTTGGCAGCGGTGCTTGAGGTTATTCCGATGTTAGGTCCTGTTTTGGCTGGAGTTATTGGTTCGTTTTTGGCGCTTGTTCAGGGTGGCGTTCCTATGGCGTTATGGGCAGCTTTGGTTTTTATAATAGTTCAACAGCTTGAAAACTTTCTAATTGTTCCTTTTGTAATGAGAAGAAGAGTGGATTTGCACCCTATTTTAGTTATAGTCGTCTTATTTATTGCCGGTAAAGTATTTGGTGTTTTAGGAGCAATACTTTCTATTCCTTTAACAGCCATTATTATTGCTCTTGTAAAAGAAAATTATTCAGATTATTTTATAGAGAGAAGAGTAAAACCTCTTTTTAGAAGAAATTCTAAATAA
- the trpS gene encoding tryptophan--tRNA ligase, with translation MHKTKKRLLSGIKPTGDLHIGNYFGAMMQFLEFQKNYESFIFIADYHALNQVKDPKKIKKDSLEIVKAYLAAGLDPKKVHLFKQSDVPQVTELCWIFNCILPMALLKRAHAYKDAVAKGKSVNMGLFDYPVLMAADILIYNSDIVPVGKDQKQHVEMAQETAKRFNNIYGKTFKIPEIMVKQDVAVIKGLDGRKMSKSYNNVIGLFDSEEETKEKIMKIVTDSKRPEEPKNPENCNVFYFHKLFSPKSELEKIRKRYKEGGISYQESKEILAKNINKFLAKIRDKKKKLDKNENYIKKVLEEGKTAALREAQKTLNKAKKKVGVI, from the coding sequence ATGCATAAGACAAAAAAAAGATTATTATCGGGAATTAAGCCAACTGGTGATCTTCATATCGGAAATTATTTTGGCGCAATGATGCAGTTTTTGGAATTTCAGAAAAACTATGAAAGTTTTATTTTTATAGCCGACTATCATGCCTTAAACCAGGTAAAAGATCCTAAGAAAATTAAGAAAGATAGTTTAGAAATTGTAAAGGCGTATCTTGCTGCGGGACTTGATCCAAAGAAAGTTCATTTATTTAAACAATCCGATGTTCCGCAGGTTACAGAGCTTTGCTGGATTTTTAATTGTATTTTGCCAATGGCGCTACTAAAACGTGCACACGCATATAAAGATGCAGTTGCGAAGGGAAAGTCAGTGAATATGGGCCTTTTTGATTATCCGGTTTTGATGGCAGCAGATATTTTAATATATAATTCAGATATTGTGCCTGTTGGGAAGGACCAGAAACAACACGTTGAAATGGCTCAGGAAACAGCTAAAAGATTTAATAATATTTACGGAAAAACATTTAAAATTCCAGAAATAATGGTTAAACAAGATGTTGCAGTAATTAAAGGGTTGGATGGTAGAAAGATGTCCAAGAGTTATAATAATGTGATTGGTCTTTTTGATTCAGAAGAAGAAACGAAAGAAAAAATAATGAAAATAGTTACAGATTCAAAGCGGCCCGAGGAGCCAAAGAATCCTGAAAATTGTAATGTTTTTTATTTTCATAAATTATTTAGCCCAAAAAGTGAATTAGAAAAAATCAGAAAAAGATATAAAGAAGGCGGTATTTCTTATCAAGAGTCAAAAGAAATTTTAGCGAAAAATATAAATAAATTTTTAGCTAAAATAAGAGACAAGAAGAAAAAACTTGATAAAAACGAAAACTATATAAAAAAAGTTTTAGAAGAAGGAAAAACAGCAGCTTTAAGAGAGGCGCAAAAGACATTAAATAAAGCCAAAAAAAAGGTCGGTGTGATATAA
- the pheS gene encoding phenylalanine--tRNA ligase subunit alpha produces MDLKKQIKSEIEKALSLKELEQLRIKYLAKKGKINQLFKEIGSLSQAERKKKGQEINKLKEETEKFFKEKKVQIEKKISFKEDRFIDISLPGKKLQRGHIHPLSQVLEKCEDIFERMGFSVVEGPEIENECYNFDALNFPKDHPARDIQDTLWLKEKRRLMRTHTSPVQVRYMEKNNPPLRIVVPGRVFRNEATDVSHEVQFYQLEGLMIEKETSVVDFRAVIQNFFNEFFGRKVDVRMRPGFFPFTEPSFEIDIRGENGKWLECAGAGMVHPNVLKNAKLNPKDWQGFAFGFGIDRLSMIKYNIDDIRLFYSSDIRFLNQF; encoded by the coding sequence ATGGATTTAAAAAAACAAATTAAAAGTGAAATCGAAAAAGCTCTTTCTTTAAAAGAATTAGAGCAGCTTCGTATTAAATATTTAGCAAAAAAAGGTAAAATCAACCAATTATTTAAAGAAATCGGTAGTCTTTCTCAGGCAGAAAGAAAAAAGAAAGGACAGGAGATTAACAAACTCAAAGAAGAGACTGAAAAATTCTTTAAAGAGAAGAAAGTCCAAATTGAAAAGAAAATTTCTTTTAAAGAAGATAGATTTATTGATATTTCTTTACCAGGTAAAAAATTACAAAGAGGTCATATTCATCCCTTATCCCAAGTTTTAGAAAAGTGTGAAGATATTTTTGAAAGAATGGGATTTTCTGTTGTTGAGGGGCCTGAGATTGAAAATGAATGTTATAACTTTGATGCTTTAAATTTCCCAAAAGATCACCCCGCAAGAGATATACAAGATACTTTATGGCTCAAAGAAAAAAGGAGGTTGATGAGAACGCATACCTCTCCAGTCCAAGTGCGCTATATGGAAAAAAATAATCCTCCTTTAAGGATTGTTGTTCCTGGTAGGGTTTTTCGTAATGAAGCAACTGATGTATCTCATGAAGTTCAGTTTTATCAGTTAGAGGGATTGATGATAGAAAAAGAAACTTCTGTTGTTGATTTTAGAGCAGTTATCCAAAACTTTTTTAATGAATTTTTTGGAAGAAAAGTTGATGTCAGAATGAGGCCAGGATTTTTTCCTTTTACAGAACCAAGTTTTGAGATTGATATAAGGGGAGAAAACGGAAAGTGGCTTGAATGCGCAGGAGCTGGTATGGTACATCCCAATGTTCTTAAAAACGCAAAACTTAACCCTAAAGATTGGCAGGGATTTGCATTTGGTTTTGGCATAGATAGACTTTCAATGATTAAATATAATATTGACGATATACGTTTATTTTACAGCAGCGATATTCGCTTTCTTAATCAATTTTAA
- the pheT gene encoding phenylalanine--tRNA ligase subunit beta, whose amino-acid sequence MKFSYNWLQLFFQKKLPNPEKLADLLMMHTLEVEDLIKKSDDWILDIDVLPDRMPDCSSHIGIAREISAILGYKFKAPEYKFSEEKKIKTADILKIEIKSKDLCQRYCARIIDNVKVAPSPKWLKQKIESCGVQSINNIVDAANYIMLETGQPLHAFDYEKLFGKKEKKEIIVRKAKRGEKITTLEDKKYTLDKDNLVIADAKYPIAIAGIKGGKKAEIKKNTKRIILESANFNGVSIYRTSKKLKLQTDASMRFSANIDPNLAREAIDKVAGLIKEIAGGDIKSGVLDFYPKKTFPNIIKIDLNYLRSLLGIKISKDKVVKIFKDLGFEIQRESEAVLILKIPTFRRDICIPEDLIEEVGRIFGYENIPSTFSILQKALPPKNLDLLWVKKIRTLMKGLGFTETYNYSFISDNEGDFFKKLNKKLKLTELGNPISSNTKYLRFSLICNLLKAVTLNQKRFKDVRFFEIGNIFKEKEKRFFAGIIAGKTEFYELKGLLESFFEELGMVDVFYGHTKEKNIFWEKGKSAEIETGNKKIGFLGEVSKKILGFYNIKIPVFAFEINFKTLLDLIEGEHEYKKPSVYPETIRDISVVVPENVLAGEIIQKIYSTGGEIIRNVEVFDIYQEDINQKEKNKSLSFHIIYQSEKKTLSSKEVDKVQKNIIKNLEKNPQWKVRQ is encoded by the coding sequence ATGAAATTTTCATATAACTGGTTACAATTATTTTTTCAAAAAAAATTACCCAATCCAGAGAAATTGGCAGATCTTTTAATGATGCATACATTAGAAGTAGAAGATTTAATTAAAAAAAGCGATGATTGGATTTTAGATATCGATGTTTTACCAGACAGAATGCCGGATTGTTCTTCTCATATTGGAATTGCAAGAGAAATTTCTGCAATCTTAGGATATAAATTTAAAGCACCAGAATATAAATTTAGCGAAGAAAAGAAAATTAAAACAGCTGATATTTTAAAGATTGAAATAAAAAGTAAAGATCTTTGCCAGAGATACTGCGCAAGGATAATTGATAATGTTAAAGTTGCTCCATCCCCAAAATGGTTAAAACAAAAGATAGAAAGCTGTGGTGTTCAGTCGATAAATAATATAGTAGATGCTGCAAATTATATTATGTTAGAAACGGGCCAGCCTCTTCATGCTTTTGATTATGAAAAGCTTTTTGGTAAAAAAGAAAAAAAAGAAATTATTGTAAGAAAGGCAAAAAGAGGCGAAAAAATTACCACCTTAGAAGACAAGAAATATACCCTTGATAAAGATAATTTGGTGATTGCTGATGCAAAATATCCAATTGCAATCGCAGGCATTAAGGGCGGGAAAAAAGCAGAAATTAAAAAAAATACAAAGAGAATAATTTTAGAGTCTGCGAATTTTAACGGTGTTAGTATTTATAGAACGTCAAAGAAACTTAAATTACAAACAGATGCTTCAATGCGTTTTTCCGCAAATATTGACCCTAATTTAGCTAGAGAAGCGATAGATAAAGTCGCAGGCCTTATAAAAGAAATTGCAGGGGGAGATATTAAATCTGGCGTCTTGGATTTTTATCCAAAAAAGACTTTCCCAAATATTATAAAAATTGATCTTAATTATCTAAGAAGTCTCTTGGGAATTAAAATTTCAAAAGATAAAGTAGTAAAGATATTTAAGGATTTAGGATTTGAAATTCAGCGAGAATCAGAAGCTGTCTTAATTTTAAAAATTCCTACTTTTAGGCGAGATATTTGCATTCCAGAAGATTTAATTGAAGAAGTTGGAAGGATTTTTGGATACGAGAACATACCATCCACTTTTTCAATTTTACAAAAGGCATTGCCACCAAAGAATTTAGATCTTTTATGGGTTAAAAAAATAAGAACACTAATGAAAGGGCTTGGTTTTACAGAGACCTATAATTATTCTTTTATTTCAGATAACGAAGGAGATTTTTTCAAAAAATTAAACAAAAAATTAAAACTAACAGAACTTGGTAACCCTATTAGTTCAAATACTAAATATCTAAGGTTTTCTTTAATTTGTAATCTCTTAAAAGCAGTGACTTTAAACCAGAAGAGATTTAAAGATGTTAGATTTTTTGAAATTGGAAATATTTTTAAAGAAAAAGAAAAAAGATTTTTTGCTGGTATTATCGCAGGCAAAACCGAATTTTACGAGCTTAAAGGGCTTCTTGAAAGTTTTTTTGAAGAACTTGGGATGGTTGATGTTTTCTACGGTCACACAAAAGAAAAAAATATTTTCTGGGAGAAAGGTAAATCAGCTGAAATCGAGACTGGAAATAAAAAGATAGGATTTTTGGGAGAAGTATCAAAAAAAATTCTTGGTTTTTATAATATAAAAATACCCGTTTTTGCTTTTGAAATTAACTTTAAAACACTTCTAGACTTAATTGAAGGGGAGCATGAGTATAAAAAACCTTCAGTCTATCCAGAAACGATAAGAGACATTTCCGTTGTTGTTCCTGAGAATGTTCTGGCAGGAGAAATTATCCAGAAAATTTATTCTACAGGAGGAGAAATTATAAGAAACGTTGAAGTTTTTGACATTTATCAAGAGGATATCAATCAAAAAGAAAAAAACAAAAGCCTGTCTTTTCATATAATTTATCAGTCAGAAAAAAAGACCCTTTCTTCAAAAGAAGTTGATAAAGTTCAAAAAAATATTATAAAGAATCTCGAAAAAAACCCTCAGTGGAAAGTAAGGCAATAG
- a CDS encoding pitrilysin family protein, with the protein MFKKTVLKNGLKIITCPMKNTHSVTVLILVKAGTKYETKKENGISHFLEHMYFKGTKKRKSALDVSKEIDGVGGIINAFTSKDYTGYFVKVDYSHFNLALDLVSDIFLNSTLPDEEINKERGVIIEEIKMFEDTPMHYIEWVWEELLYGDQPAGWKITGERKNVLKIQREDFLNYIKNYYVSQNTVVCVAGKIDNKKTLSMIGDCFSDISQKTQKKKKSVREFQTSPRKLFFKKNTKQTHLALGVRAFNIFDKRRFALQVLSVILGGNMSSRMFQELREKRGLAYYIHTSVELNPDTGYLVTYAGIDHKNIEKATFLITQEYKKIKKGNLTEKEIKMAKEYIKGLFGLSLEESDNIASFYASQALLERNIISPEEKIRAIDKVNKRDILNVAKYIFTPSRLNLAVISPKKKKIQNFTL; encoded by the coding sequence ATGTTTAAAAAAACAGTTTTAAAGAATGGATTGAAAATAATTACTTGTCCAATGAAAAACACACATAGTGTAACTGTTTTAATTTTGGTAAAAGCTGGCACAAAATACGAAACAAAAAAAGAAAACGGTATATCTCATTTCTTGGAGCATATGTATTTTAAGGGAACAAAAAAAAGAAAAAGTGCTCTTGATGTTTCAAAAGAAATTGATGGTGTCGGCGGGATTATAAATGCATTTACTTCCAAAGATTATACGGGATATTTTGTAAAAGTAGATTATTCCCATTTTAATTTAGCCCTTGATTTGGTTTCGGATATATTTTTAAACTCAACGCTTCCAGACGAAGAAATTAATAAAGAAAGGGGAGTAATTATAGAAGAAATTAAAATGTTTGAAGATACTCCTATGCATTATATTGAGTGGGTGTGGGAGGAGCTTTTATATGGCGATCAGCCAGCAGGATGGAAAATAACAGGAGAGAGAAAAAATGTTTTAAAAATACAAAGAGAAGATTTTTTAAATTACATAAAAAACTATTATGTTAGTCAAAATACAGTTGTTTGTGTTGCGGGCAAGATTGACAATAAAAAAACATTATCTATGATTGGGGATTGTTTTTCAGATATAAGTCAAAAAACTCAAAAAAAGAAAAAATCTGTAAGAGAATTTCAAACAAGTCCAAGGAAATTATTTTTTAAGAAGAATACCAAACAAACACATCTTGCTCTTGGTGTTCGCGCCTTTAATATTTTTGATAAAAGACGTTTTGCTCTTCAGGTTTTATCAGTTATTCTTGGTGGTAACATGTCCTCTCGCATGTTTCAGGAACTTAGAGAAAAAAGGGGTCTTGCTTATTATATTCATACGAGCGTAGAATTAAATCCTGACACGGGTTATTTAGTAACATACGCTGGCATCGACCATAAAAATATTGAAAAGGCAACTTTTTTAATAACACAAGAGTATAAAAAAATAAAAAAAGGAAATTTGACAGAAAAAGAAATAAAAATGGCAAAAGAATACATAAAGGGTTTATTCGGGCTTTCTTTGGAGGAAAGCGACAATATAGCTTCTTTTTATGCAAGTCAGGCCCTTTTGGAAAGAAATATTATAAGTCCGGAAGAAAAAATTAGAGCAATTGATAAAGTAAATAAGAGAGATATTCTTAATGTTGCAAAATATATTTTTACACCAAGTAGGTTAAATTTAGCTGTAATTTCCCCCAAAAAGAAAAAAATACAAAATTTCACACTTTAG
- a CDS encoding NUDIX hydrolase, whose protein sequence is MPKKSNKVIESNKLINLGVVLNKKGEVLMIRRKKPEKGKDGAILEWAFPGGKQFSNEEREEAVRREVLAETGYDVTSTKQIDLSFHPQISVIIIYHLCTLNNEKPIANPKEAHEVAEIKWVKPEAIKSLITTELNPKVAEELGI, encoded by the coding sequence ATGCCTAAAAAATCTAATAAAGTTATAGAATCAAATAAGCTTATAAATTTAGGTGTAGTTTTAAATAAAAAAGGAGAGGTTTTAATGATAAGAAGAAAAAAGCCGGAGAAAGGTAAAGATGGCGCAATTTTAGAATGGGCTTTCCCCGGCGGAAAACAATTTTCAAACGAAGAAAGAGAGGAAGCCGTAAGAAGGGAAGTCTTAGCAGAGACTGGATATGATGTTACTTCAACAAAGCAAATAGACCTTTCTTTTCATCCCCAGATTTCAGTTATAATTATTTATCACCTTTGTACCCTAAACAATGAAAAACCCATTGCAAATCCAAAAGAAGCGCATGAAGTAGCGGAAATTAAATGGGTTAAACCAGAAGCCATAAAGAGTTTAATTACAACAGAGCTTAATCCAAAAGTAGCAGAGGAACTTGGGATTTAA